In one window of Vallitalea okinawensis DNA:
- the xseA gene encoding exodeoxyribonuclease VII large subunit — MERKVFTVTQINNYVKQLFVYDSLLNNLWIRGEISNLKKHGSGHFYFTLKDDNGAISAVMFRSHATNLKFEPEDGMSIITKGYISLYEKTGQYQFYATEMEPEGQGALFIAFEQLKAKLQKEGLFEQDIKKTIPKHPKSIGIVTSGTGAAIRDIVNVSQRRNSGVQLFLIPVLVQGKDAAESVREAIERFNNNHPVDVLIVGRGGGSIEDLWAFNEEVVARAIVASNIPVISAVGHETDFTIADFVSDLRAPTPSAAAELAVPSLLELAEGINNLQVRLVKGMEYQINQKREKLIYFSNHPAFRNPSNMIDQHKQYLDFLDKRLIQFMKASLDKKKLLLQAQTDQLSLLSPERNLERGYAMLFDENGNNLASINDVEKNQIINIKLKDGNVVALVKQKEE, encoded by the coding sequence ATGGAAAGAAAAGTATTTACTGTTACACAAATAAATAATTATGTTAAGCAGCTCTTTGTTTATGATTCATTACTCAACAATCTTTGGATAAGAGGGGAAATTTCGAACTTAAAAAAGCATGGTTCAGGTCATTTTTATTTTACTTTGAAGGATGACAATGGAGCTATTTCAGCAGTTATGTTTCGAAGTCATGCCACTAATCTTAAGTTTGAACCAGAAGATGGTATGAGTATCATTACAAAGGGCTATATTTCATTATATGAGAAAACGGGTCAATACCAATTTTATGCGACAGAAATGGAACCAGAAGGTCAAGGGGCACTTTTTATAGCCTTTGAACAGCTTAAAGCAAAACTGCAGAAAGAAGGCTTATTTGAACAAGATATAAAAAAAACAATACCAAAGCATCCTAAGTCAATTGGTATAGTTACCTCTGGAACAGGAGCAGCTATCAGAGATATTGTTAATGTATCTCAGAGAAGAAACTCTGGAGTGCAATTATTCCTTATACCAGTACTAGTTCAAGGTAAGGATGCCGCAGAAAGCGTAAGGGAAGCTATTGAAAGGTTTAATAATAATCATCCTGTTGATGTCTTAATAGTAGGTAGAGGTGGAGGATCTATTGAAGACTTGTGGGCATTTAATGAAGAAGTAGTTGCAAGAGCTATTGTGGCATCTAATATCCCTGTTATTTCAGCTGTAGGTCATGAGACAGATTTTACGATAGCAGATTTTGTTTCAGATTTAAGAGCTCCAACACCTTCTGCAGCCGCGGAATTAGCTGTACCTTCGTTATTAGAATTAGCTGAGGGAATCAATAATCTTCAAGTGCGACTGGTTAAAGGAATGGAATATCAAATCAACCAAAAAAGAGAGAAGTTAATCTATTTCTCTAATCACCCAGCTTTTCGAAACCCTTCCAATATGATAGATCAACATAAACAGTATTTAGATTTTCTAGATAAGCGACTCATACAGTTTATGAAAGCTTCTCTTGACAAGAAGAAACTATTACTTCAGGCACAGACTGATCAGTTAAGTTTATTATCACCTGAGAGAAACCTTGAACGCGGTTATGCTATGCTTTTTGATGAAAATGGGAATAACTTAGCTTCAATAAATGACGTTGAAAAAAATCAGATTATTAATATAAAACTAAAAGATGGAAATGTAGTAGCTTTAGTTAAGCAGAAGGAAGAATAA
- a CDS encoding Asp23/Gls24 family envelope stress response protein: MEERNSVTIHESDQVGEVRIADEVVAIIAGLAANEVEGVEHLGGSSMTGRKGKKNLAKGITIDIADNEIICDIDVHLDYGVKIPQVANDIQQKVKSAVENMTGLHVKEVNLHVLGIKMNKTN, encoded by the coding sequence ATGGAAGAAAGAAATTCAGTTACTATACATGAATCAGATCAAGTTGGGGAAGTGCGCATAGCTGATGAAGTTGTTGCTATTATTGCTGGCCTTGCTGCCAATGAGGTGGAAGGAGTAGAGCACCTCGGTGGTTCTTCTATGACAGGTCGTAAAGGCAAGAAGAACTTAGCTAAAGGTATAACGATTGATATTGCTGATAATGAAATCATCTGTGATATTGATGTTCATCTTGACTATGGTGTAAAAATCCCACAAGTGGCTAATGATATTCAGCAAAAAGTCAAATCTGCCGTGGAAAATATGACTGGTCTTCATGTTAAAGAAGTGAATTTACATGTATTAGGTATTAAGATGAATAAAACAAACTAA
- a CDS encoding Mg2+ and Co2+ transporter CorB, whose translation MNQKKVKIKFRSSNMSNDKINYSWIKTIASVTLLIASIISYVSLIFMEIVSIPIAAIILLLIVFVGIFFDVLGIAVTAADETPFHSMSASKVPASKESIWLIRNASIVSNFCNDVIGDICGIISGSASTAIVAKIIFDAEDFKSTLLSILFSAIIASITVGGKAIGKEIAIRRSNYLVYKIATVLHYVKLILPKRKKSS comes from the coding sequence TTGAATCAAAAGAAAGTAAAGATTAAATTTAGATCGAGCAATATGAGTAACGATAAAATAAATTATTCTTGGATTAAAACTATAGCAAGTGTAACTCTTCTTATTGCTAGTATTATTTCCTATGTATCGTTAATTTTCATGGAAATTGTATCAATTCCTATTGCCGCAATCATCTTATTGCTTATAGTCTTTGTCGGAATATTCTTTGATGTGTTAGGAATAGCTGTAACTGCTGCTGATGAAACACCTTTTCATTCTATGTCAGCCAGTAAGGTTCCAGCTTCGAAAGAGAGTATTTGGCTAATTCGTAATGCAAGTATCGTATCCAACTTTTGTAATGATGTAATCGGTGACATATGTGGAATCATTTCAGGTTCTGCAAGTACAGCCATTGTGGCTAAAATAATATTTGATGCAGAAGATTTTAAGAGTACTTTATTAAGTATCCTATTTTCAGCTATAATAGCATCCATTACAGTTGGGGGAAAGGCTATTGGAAAAGAAATAGCTATTCGACGATCTAATTATCTTGTATATAAAATAGCAACTGTTTTACATTATGTTAAATTGATTTTACCAAAAAGAAAGAAATCATCTTAA
- a CDS encoding TlyA family RNA methyltransferase encodes MAAKERLDVLLVQRNLAPSREKAKTIIMTGNVLVNNQKEDKVGTKVSIDAEIRIKGNPLPYVSRGGLKLEKAIKEFDLVLTGLTCADIGASTGGFTDCMLQNGAKKVFSIDVGYGQLAWSLRNNPQVVCMEKTNVRYVTPEDLGENVDFASIDVSFISLDKIMDAVVGILGEQGQIVCLIKPQFEAGREKVGRKGVVRDPEVHKEVINRVISQMMNRELVIKALSFSPIRGPEGNIEYLLHLSKVGQGMDLSSIEKFVDDMVSKSHENLVK; translated from the coding sequence ATGGCTGCAAAAGAGAGACTAGATGTACTATTGGTACAAAGAAACTTGGCACCATCCAGAGAAAAAGCAAAGACAATAATTATGACAGGAAATGTTTTAGTCAATAATCAAAAAGAAGATAAAGTAGGTACAAAAGTATCAATTGATGCTGAGATAAGAATAAAAGGAAACCCTCTACCTTATGTAAGTAGAGGAGGGCTTAAATTGGAAAAAGCTATAAAAGAATTTGATTTAGTACTAACAGGATTGACTTGTGCAGATATAGGTGCTTCTACAGGAGGCTTTACGGACTGTATGCTTCAAAACGGTGCTAAGAAAGTTTTTTCTATAGATGTAGGCTATGGACAATTAGCTTGGAGTTTACGTAACAATCCGCAAGTTGTATGTATGGAAAAGACGAATGTGCGTTACGTTACTCCTGAAGATTTAGGCGAAAATGTGGATTTTGCTTCTATTGATGTATCCTTTATTTCATTAGATAAAATAATGGATGCAGTGGTTGGCATACTTGGAGAGCAGGGGCAAATTGTGTGTCTTATCAAACCACAGTTTGAAGCTGGACGTGAAAAAGTAGGTAGGAAAGGTGTCGTTAGAGACCCTGAGGTGCATAAAGAGGTTATTAATAGAGTGATCAGTCAAATGATGAACAGAGAACTTGTTATCAAAGCACTCAGTTTTTCACCAATACGTGGACCAGAAGGAAATATTGAGTATTTATTACATCTTAGCAAGGTGGGACAAGGAATGGATTTATCCTCAATTGAGAAATTTGTTGATGATATGGTATCAAAATCCCATGAGAACCTTGTCAAATAA
- the argR gene encoding arginine repressor, giving the protein MKLARQSKIIELINNHEIETQEELAKMLMDSGFFVTQATVSRDIRELKLTKVQSENGSGKYAILKEQEKNFNERFINVLIDGYDNMDKAQNLVIVRTLQGMAMAVAAAIDALDFKEIVGSIAGDDTIFLATRSENDAVNLMEKINRVVNSNH; this is encoded by the coding sequence ATGAAACTAGCTAGGCAATCTAAAATTATTGAATTAATTAATAATCATGAGATAGAAACTCAAGAAGAATTAGCAAAAATGCTAATGGACTCAGGTTTTTTCGTAACACAAGCTACAGTTTCAAGAGATATTCGCGAGTTGAAATTGACTAAAGTGCAATCAGAGAATGGATCAGGCAAATATGCTATTTTAAAAGAGCAGGAAAAGAACTTTAATGAACGCTTTATCAATGTCCTTATAGATGGTTATGATAATATGGATAAGGCACAGAATTTAGTTATTGTTAGAACTCTTCAAGGTATGGCTATGGCAGTTGCAGCGGCTATTGATGCCCTCGATTTTAAAGAAATTGTTGGTTCTATAGCTGGAGATGACACTATATTTCTTGCAACACGAAGTGAAAATGATGCTGTTAACTTAATGGAAAAGATCAATCGAGTTGTAAATTCGAATCACTAG
- a CDS encoding polyprenyl synthetase family protein, with amino-acid sequence MLKTTLERKAIEISERLKAYIPNIKGYDEIIYEAMSYSYFAGGKRLRPLLMLTASQLFNCDEEEVYPFAAALEMIHTYSLIHDDLPAMDNDDYRRGKLTNHKVYGEDMAILAGDGLLNLAYETMSLACMKTEKREQIKAMHVIAESAGTRGMIGGQVVDILSEGKIISIDQLTYIHEKKTSKLIQAALVAGAVLAGASEKDICNMEEFGLKLGLAFQIQDDILDVTSTMEQLGKPIGSDEKNQKKTYVTMVGLEPAMEKVHSLTMEAIACLDGYPAERVQFLKDLAYYLIYRTN; translated from the coding sequence ATGTTGAAAACTACTTTAGAGAGAAAAGCAATAGAAATAAGCGAAAGATTAAAAGCATATATACCTAACATTAAAGGTTATGATGAAATTATCTATGAAGCCATGTCCTATAGTTATTTTGCAGGGGGGAAGCGTTTAAGACCATTACTTATGCTTACAGCATCTCAGCTTTTTAACTGTGACGAAGAAGAAGTCTACCCATTTGCAGCAGCATTAGAAATGATACACACTTATTCACTCATTCATGATGATCTTCCTGCAATGGATAATGACGATTATCGAAGAGGGAAGTTAACCAATCATAAAGTATATGGTGAAGACATGGCTATCTTAGCTGGAGATGGATTACTTAATCTAGCCTATGAAACTATGTCACTGGCATGTATGAAGACGGAAAAGCGTGAACAAATTAAAGCTATGCATGTTATTGCAGAATCAGCAGGTACACGAGGTATGATTGGTGGTCAAGTAGTTGATATTCTTTCAGAAGGTAAAATAATATCCATTGACCAGTTAACATATATCCATGAGAAAAAGACGTCAAAACTTATTCAAGCTGCTTTAGTAGCAGGAGCAGTTTTAGCTGGTGCTTCTGAAAAAGATATTTGTAATATGGAAGAGTTTGGACTGAAATTGGGTTTAGCCTTTCAAATACAAGATGATATCTTAGATGTGACGAGTACCATGGAACAGTTAGGAAAACCAATAGGCAGTGATGAAAAAAATCAGAAAAAAACATATGTTACAATGGTTGGGCTAGAACCGGCTATGGAAAAAGTTCATTCCTTGACAATGGAAGCTATAGCTTGTTTGGATGGATATCCAGCTGAGAGAGTTCAATTTTTAAAAGATTTGGCCTATTATTTAATTTATAGAACAAATTAA
- the dxs gene encoding 1-deoxy-D-xylulose-5-phosphate synthase: protein MEGLLKEINSPDDLKKVPQKQLRKLAHEIRHFLIHSISQTGGHLSANLGAVELSIALHYVFNSPEDKLIWDVGHQAYIHKLLTGRRGEFDRLRMEDGLSGFPKTSESAHDIFNVGHSSTSISAGYGIAKARDIVGDDYSVISIIGDGSLTGGMAFEALNNVGRSKSKMIVILNDNQMSISENVGGLTKYLCDIRTEPTYLNVKEDIENMLKRIPGIGSGIVQSVKNAKESIRYLLVPGVLFEELGFNYLGPIDGHDIQALITAFHSAKKVKGPVFIHVKTQKGKGYPPAEKQPCKYHSVPRFDVKSGRLNKTKEVTYSGVFGNTMMELASKHEDLVAITAAMPEGTGLHGFSKAYPDRFFDVGIAEQHAVTFAAGLAISGLKPVVAIYSSFLQRAYDQIIHDVCIQNLPVVFAIDRGGIVGADGETHQGVFDISYLSHVPNLTVLAPKNAVEFKKMMTFAVEHNRPVAIRYPRGKVSSCFSHMMEPIEYGKAEKIYDGHDIAIVAYGAMNDLAVEVVDRLNKKGYSPTVINGRFASPIDHELYNEIANNHRILITLEENVQTGGFGMKVINHLVEQGKCPEHVKAFALPDAYIQHGDRESMLGKFSLNADSIIEYIESKLI from the coding sequence ATGGAAGGTTTATTGAAAGAAATAAATTCACCTGATGACTTAAAAAAAGTACCTCAAAAACAACTAAGAAAATTAGCTCATGAGATTAGACATTTCCTAATACATTCCATAAGTCAAACTGGTGGGCACTTAAGTGCAAACCTTGGAGCTGTAGAACTCTCCATTGCACTTCATTATGTATTTAATTCACCTGAAGATAAATTAATATGGGATGTTGGTCACCAGGCTTATATTCATAAGCTATTGACAGGCAGACGTGGAGAGTTTGATCGGCTTCGGATGGAAGATGGATTAAGTGGATTTCCAAAGACATCAGAAAGTGCTCATGATATTTTTAATGTGGGTCATAGTTCAACATCAATATCAGCAGGTTATGGTATTGCTAAAGCTAGAGATATAGTTGGAGATGACTATTCGGTTATATCCATTATAGGAGATGGCTCTTTAACAGGTGGTATGGCTTTTGAAGCCTTAAATAATGTGGGGCGTTCAAAATCTAAAATGATTGTGATATTAAATGATAATCAAATGTCTATTTCCGAAAATGTTGGCGGGTTAACCAAATACTTATGTGATATACGTACTGAACCTACATATCTTAATGTAAAAGAAGATATCGAAAACATGCTAAAACGTATTCCAGGTATAGGTAGTGGTATCGTCCAATCTGTTAAAAATGCTAAAGAATCTATTCGTTATCTACTAGTTCCCGGTGTATTGTTTGAGGAGCTAGGGTTTAATTATCTTGGTCCAATTGATGGACATGATATACAGGCCTTAATTACTGCATTTCATAGTGCAAAGAAAGTTAAAGGACCTGTTTTCATTCATGTAAAAACTCAGAAGGGTAAAGGATATCCTCCGGCAGAAAAACAGCCATGTAAATACCATTCTGTCCCTCGTTTTGATGTAAAATCTGGTCGTTTAAATAAGACTAAAGAGGTTACTTATTCAGGAGTGTTTGGTAATACCATGATGGAATTAGCAAGTAAACATGAGGACCTAGTGGCTATTACAGCTGCTATGCCAGAAGGAACAGGTCTTCACGGGTTTTCTAAAGCTTATCCAGATCGTTTTTTTGATGTAGGGATAGCAGAACAACATGCAGTGACATTTGCTGCAGGATTGGCTATTTCGGGTTTAAAGCCAGTAGTAGCCATCTATTCATCCTTCTTACAAAGAGCCTATGATCAAATCATACATGATGTTTGTATTCAGAATTTACCTGTTGTTTTCGCTATTGATAGGGGAGGGATCGTAGGAGCTGATGGAGAAACTCATCAAGGAGTTTTTGATATTTCCTATCTATCTCATGTACCTAACTTAACAGTTTTGGCACCTAAAAATGCAGTAGAGTTTAAGAAGATGATGACTTTTGCAGTAGAGCATAATAGACCCGTTGCAATTCGTTATCCACGGGGAAAAGTATCAAGTTGTTTCAGCCATATGATGGAGCCAATTGAATATGGTAAGGCTGAGAAAATATATGATGGTCATGACATTGCCATAGTTGCATATGGTGCAATGAATGATTTAGCTGTAGAAGTAGTAGATCGATTAAATAAAAAGGGATATTCACCAACAGTAATCAATGGTCGGTTTGCATCGCCTATTGATCATGAATTGTATAACGAGATTGCTAATAATCATAGGATCTTGATTACTTTAGAAGAAAATGTTCAAACAGGTGGTTTTGGTATGAAGGTTATTAATCACCTTGTTGAGCAAGGGAAATGTCCAGAACATGTTAAAGCATTCGCCTTGCCAGATGCCTATATACAGCATGGAGACCGAGAAAGTATGTTAGGGAAGTTTAGTTTGAATGCTGATAGTATAATTGAATACATTGAAAGTAAGTTAATTTAA
- the xseB gene encoding exodeoxyribonuclease VII small subunit: MEKKYTFEEAMKRLEEIVEKLESGKLPLEDSIKYYKEGLELSTQCNLKLEEAEKQLIVL, from the coding sequence ATGGAAAAAAAATATACTTTTGAAGAAGCAATGAAACGATTAGAAGAAATCGTTGAAAAGCTTGAAAGCGGGAAATTACCTTTAGAAGACTCAATAAAATACTATAAAGAAGGCTTAGAATTATCTACACAGTGTAATCTTAAACTAGAAGAAGCAGAAAAACAACTCATTGTCCTATAA
- a CDS encoding NAD(+)/NADH kinase, with protein sequence MKFVVMPNKSKDKDYRITKQILVLLKDLNQEAYVLTEDARIMDEQVIGIDFGNVINMDVVVVIGGDGTILSTARKVARYQVPLLGVNLGRLGFLAEVEIDNLRESFEKIINNNYEIDERMMLSITSKQERKVQSHIALNDVVVTKGAFSRMVDLHIYINDRFIDTFTADGVIVSSPTGSTAYNLSAGGPILNPSNEMMVITPICPHSLYIRSIVLSSQDKIRIIIGSNTQQRDSEIMLTIDGQRGFEVGYKDEIVITKAKETAKLIKTTDNNFYDILREKMLR encoded by the coding sequence ATGAAATTTGTTGTAATGCCCAACAAATCTAAAGATAAAGACTATAGAATAACTAAGCAGATTTTAGTGCTATTAAAGGATTTAAATCAAGAGGCATATGTTTTGACTGAAGATGCAAGGATTATGGATGAACAAGTAATAGGAATTGATTTTGGCAATGTAATCAACATGGATGTGGTTGTGGTTATTGGTGGTGATGGTACGATCTTAAGTACAGCGAGGAAGGTTGCCAGATATCAAGTTCCTTTATTAGGCGTTAATCTAGGAAGACTAGGTTTTTTAGCAGAAGTTGAGATAGATAATCTACGTGAATCCTTTGAAAAAATCATTAACAATAATTACGAAATTGATGAACGCATGATGCTTAGTATAACATCAAAGCAAGAAAGAAAAGTGCAATCACATATAGCTCTCAATGACGTCGTTGTAACTAAGGGAGCTTTTTCAAGAATGGTTGACCTTCATATATATATTAATGATCGATTTATTGATACTTTTACAGCTGATGGTGTTATTGTTTCATCACCGACAGGATCAACTGCATATAATCTATCTGCTGGCGGACCTATATTAAACCCTAGTAATGAGATGATGGTGATTACACCTATATGTCCTCACTCATTATATATTCGTTCAATTGTTTTATCCAGTCAGGATAAGATTAGAATTATTATAGGTTCTAATACACAACAACGTGATAGCGAAATCATGTTAACCATTGATGGGCAAAGAGGATTTGAAGTTGGTTATAAAGATGAAATTGTCATAACGAAAGCCAAAGAAACAGCTAAGTTAATTAAAACAACAGATAATAACTTTTACGATATTCTGAGAGAAAAAATGCTAAGGTAA
- a CDS encoding SpoIIIAH-like family protein, translated as MYNAKKNQIIITALVIMIIIAGYINYNDKVEETMSDNVGVNHEAYETNSAISEELAFDPIFEVPDVTVPTNANGADNAEQDGDENEEKEGTDSEEEVNVEESNKDDIDQPGAAVLVDSSAVVSSHFSQLKLSREQTRAKSIDNIYNVINNNDVSQEDKADAAQRLLDFNDRMIKETDAEALVKSKGFDQVYVCIAETGLVNVVVDKQELSQQDIAKITDAVRRATGKSVEEIHISSFRPQS; from the coding sequence ATGTATAATGCAAAGAAAAATCAAATAATCATAACAGCGTTGGTCATAATGATTATTATAGCAGGTTATATCAATTACAATGATAAAGTGGAAGAGACCATGAGCGATAATGTGGGTGTAAATCATGAAGCCTATGAGACTAATAGTGCCATCAGCGAAGAATTAGCTTTTGACCCAATATTTGAAGTTCCTGATGTAACTGTACCTACAAATGCTAATGGTGCAGATAATGCTGAGCAAGATGGTGACGAAAACGAAGAAAAAGAAGGTACCGATAGTGAAGAGGAAGTGAATGTTGAGGAAAGTAACAAAGATGATATCGATCAACCGGGTGCTGCAGTATTAGTTGATAGTTCAGCTGTTGTATCAAGTCATTTTAGTCAATTGAAATTGAGCCGTGAGCAAACAAGAGCTAAATCAATTGATAATATTTACAATGTCATTAATAATAACGATGTGTCTCAAGAAGACAAAGCTGATGCTGCACAGAGATTGTTAGATTTCAATGATCGCATGATTAAGGAAACAGATGCAGAAGCCTTAGTTAAGTCAAAAGGATTTGATCAAGTTTACGTATGCATTGCTGAAACGGGTTTAGTAAATGTTGTTGTTGATAAGCAAGAATTATCACAACAAGATATCGCTAAGATAACTGATGCTGTTCGACGAGCAACCGGTAAGAGTGTAGAAGAAATACATATTAGCTCATTTAGACCACAAAGCTAA
- the recN gene encoding DNA repair protein RecN has product MLQHLYVKDIALIDEVAIDFNDQLNILTGETGAGKSILIGSINIALGQRGAKDLVRKGTEKGSVELLFQVEPPIVEKIRSQGFSCGDDGQIVISRVISSAGRSHSKINGETVTNQSVKQLASLLIDIHGQHEHQSLLDEQKHIDLLDMFCKDELKPGLDKLSVLLNDYHALETQMRKLGVSDQEKERRISILEYEIKEINEANLIQGEDDRLLQQRKRLMNSKRLYDGCNEIHTRLKGDFDTNMDVLTNVNDCIQVLKEMVTYDDNLKETLNNLENASIWLEEVSSDVRDYINTIDHDEDSLMEVESRLDVIQKMKRKYGHSIEEVLAYHDEASKELKQLLDIEEELERLRKELSHYKNKILKVCESLNAVRVKTARNVQERIENILKTLQFDYAKFVIQVNKRNGFTYTGYDDVRFLISTNIGEDVKPLTDIASGGEMSRIMLALKTVLAEIDEIPTLIFDEIDTGISGRTAQKVAEKLNMIAEYHQVLCITHLPQIAAMADEHLLIEKTSNSSKTTTQVRRLNDLESQEELARLLSGASITETTLENAREIINLANRIKSNN; this is encoded by the coding sequence ATGTTACAACATCTATATGTAAAAGATATTGCGTTAATTGATGAAGTAGCAATTGATTTTAACGATCAGTTAAACATTTTGACAGGTGAAACCGGTGCTGGTAAATCTATACTAATAGGTTCTATTAACATAGCTTTAGGGCAAAGAGGAGCTAAGGATTTGGTTAGAAAAGGAACAGAAAAAGGAAGTGTTGAACTACTTTTTCAAGTGGAACCTCCTATCGTCGAGAAAATAAGAAGTCAAGGATTTAGCTGTGGAGATGATGGGCAGATTGTGATTAGTCGCGTCATTTCAAGTGCGGGACGAAGTCACAGTAAAATCAATGGTGAAACAGTCACTAATCAATCAGTTAAGCAATTAGCATCTTTATTAATTGATATTCACGGTCAACACGAACATCAATCATTACTTGATGAACAGAAACACATCGATCTTCTGGATATGTTTTGTAAAGATGAACTTAAGCCAGGCTTGGATAAATTATCAGTGCTTTTAAATGACTATCACGCTTTAGAAACTCAGATGCGGAAACTAGGAGTTAGCGATCAAGAGAAAGAAAGAAGAATAAGTATCCTTGAGTATGAAATCAAAGAAATAAATGAAGCTAACTTAATCCAAGGTGAAGATGATCGTTTACTACAGCAAAGAAAAAGGTTAATGAACTCAAAAAGATTATATGATGGATGTAATGAGATTCATACACGCCTTAAAGGTGATTTTGATACAAACATGGACGTTCTAACCAATGTGAATGATTGTATACAAGTACTAAAAGAAATGGTGACTTACGATGATAACTTGAAAGAAACCTTAAACAACCTTGAGAATGCAAGTATTTGGTTAGAGGAAGTCTCTTCTGATGTCAGAGATTACATAAATACCATTGATCATGATGAGGACTCATTAATGGAAGTTGAAAGCAGATTAGATGTTATTCAAAAGATGAAACGAAAATACGGTCACTCCATTGAAGAAGTCTTGGCTTATCATGATGAAGCTAGCAAAGAACTAAAACAATTATTAGATATTGAGGAAGAATTAGAACGACTTAGAAAGGAATTAAGTCATTATAAGAATAAAATCTTAAAAGTATGTGAATCACTTAATGCTGTAAGAGTAAAAACTGCAAGAAATGTTCAAGAAAGAATTGAAAATATCTTGAAGACACTCCAATTTGATTATGCAAAATTTGTGATTCAAGTTAATAAAAGAAATGGATTCACTTACACAGGTTATGATGATGTTAGATTCCTTATATCTACCAATATCGGTGAAGACGTTAAGCCACTTACAGATATAGCATCAGGCGGTGAAATGAGTCGTATTATGCTAGCTCTAAAAACGGTGTTGGCTGAGATAGATGAAATACCTACTTTGATTTTTGATGAAATAGATACTGGCATAAGTGGACGAACTGCTCAAAAAGTTGCTGAAAAACTCAACATGATTGCAGAGTACCATCAAGTCCTTTGTATCACCCATTTGCCGCAGATAGCTGCCATGGCAGATGAACATCTTTTAATCGAAAAAACAAGTAATAGTTCGAAAACCACTACTCAAGTGAGAAGACTTAATGACCTTGAAAGTCAAGAAGAGCTGGCTAGATTATTAAGCGGTGCTTCCATTACAGAAACAACTTTAGAAAATGCAAGAGAGATCATTAATTTAGCAAATAGAATAAAAAGTAATAATTAA
- the nusB gene encoding transcription antitermination factor NusB gives MSRIIAREHILKILYQVDFHDDYTLDEVIDIHLENCVKDKLSDDDIGFITNEVKGSRQHLKEIDEIIGHASKGWKLNRMSRLDLTILRLAVYEIKFATEIPTNVAINEAINLAKKYSGDHAPSFINGVLGNIVNK, from the coding sequence ATGAGTAGGATTATAGCTAGAGAACATATACTTAAAATTTTATATCAGGTAGATTTTCACGATGATTATACACTTGATGAAGTGATTGATATACACCTTGAAAATTGTGTGAAGGATAAATTAAGTGACGATGATATTGGATTTATCACCAACGAAGTAAAAGGATCAAGACAGCATTTAAAAGAAATTGATGAGATTATTGGACATGCATCAAAAGGTTGGAAACTTAATCGTATGTCTCGACTTGACTTAACAATTCTTAGACTAGCTGTATATGAAATCAAGTTTGCGACTGAGATTCCTACAAATGTTGCCATTAATGAGGCTATCAACCTAGCCAAGAAATATAGTGGCGATCATGCACCATCTTTCATTAATGGTGTACTAGGAAATATCGTTAACAAGTAG